In Ferroplasma sp., a single window of DNA contains:
- a CDS encoding MFS transporter has translation MSNGKFMGFTGNEILQVTAAWGGWILDGYTSIAYLLVFSYMSVLIFPKYLGYLALVLTLLPVTFGAAARSFGSAILGNFIGDKRGRKNMLSISIVGFSVLSAAIGLLPTYSQAGIASPILLYALLFLDGIFAGAEYGGGTALSMESVRPDKREQAGAFVQSGYGTGYFLIVFVEILLLSAMGTAAFASYGWRILMLTSIIPGIITLIIRRLSRETKVFDEMKKSNEVEKSPVRKMFKNGRSVAFGLMITSGLLFMNTATGSFYPVIGSNDFLNLGSGLLYALLVINFFSLLGVWSGGILARGFSDRRIPMLIFSVIFTVPTALFVIFGYTTNLFMFTLVFSVQLFLEALIFSALPVFLAESFSKRFRSTAIGVIYNGGAIFGGTAIVLLTAPAHIINIKTLWIVEMYVAGIILILGLVLYGKQDRATDPINQ, from the coding sequence ATGTCTAATGGTAAATTTATGGGATTTACAGGAAATGAAATACTGCAGGTTACGGCAGCATGGGGTGGCTGGATACTGGATGGATATACATCGATTGCATATCTCCTTGTATTCTCCTATATGAGCGTTCTGATATTCCCAAAATATCTTGGCTATCTGGCACTGGTACTTACGCTGCTTCCTGTAACATTTGGGGCCGCAGCACGATCTTTCGGGTCCGCGATTCTGGGAAATTTTATTGGGGATAAAAGGGGAAGAAAGAATATGCTCAGCATTTCCATAGTTGGGTTTTCAGTACTATCTGCAGCTATCGGCCTCCTTCCAACATATTCACAGGCAGGGATTGCATCACCAATACTGCTATATGCCCTTCTGTTTCTTGATGGAATATTTGCAGGAGCCGAATACGGTGGAGGTACAGCCTTATCCATGGAGAGCGTAAGACCTGATAAAAGAGAGCAGGCTGGAGCGTTCGTACAGTCAGGCTATGGAACAGGATACTTCCTCATCGTATTTGTAGAAATACTCTTATTGAGTGCCATGGGAACAGCAGCATTTGCATCCTACGGATGGAGAATACTTATGCTTACGTCCATAATCCCTGGGATCATCACACTAATTATCAGGCGCCTTTCAAGGGAAACAAAGGTATTTGATGAAATGAAGAAAAGCAATGAGGTTGAAAAATCTCCGGTCAGAAAAATGTTTAAAAATGGAAGAAGTGTGGCATTTGGGTTGATGATTACTTCAGGGCTACTGTTTATGAATACCGCTACAGGTTCATTTTACCCTGTTATCGGCAGTAATGATTTCCTCAATCTTGGATCAGGGCTTTTATATGCTTTGCTGGTGATTAACTTCTTCTCACTGCTTGGTGTATGGAGCGGTGGAATACTGGCCAGGGGTTTCAGCGACAGGAGAATTCCCATGCTAATATTCTCCGTAATATTCACTGTGCCTACAGCACTATTTGTTATCTTCGGATATACCACAAATCTGTTTATGTTTACGCTGGTGTTCTCGGTTCAACTGTTTCTGGAAGCACTCATATTCTCTGCGCTTCCCGTTTTTCTGGCTGAATCGTTCAGCAAGAGGTTCCGTTCCACTGCCATAGGGGTAATATACAATGGCGGGGCAATATTTGGGGGGACTGCAATAGTGCTGCTTACAGCCCCAGCCCATATAATCAATATAAAAACGCTCTGGATAGTGGAGATGTACGTTGCAGGCATCATTCTTATACTCGGGCTTGTTCTTTACGGTAAGCAGGATAGAGCCACTGATCCCATAAATCAGTGA
- a CDS encoding cytosine permease → MVVKSFDNEVVEHRLEVVGVNPIPNSARTMSSRKILIFWAMASASALTPIVGLELYNMGIPFATIAIVLALLIGIIPAGLVAEMGRQIPVPSLVVSRKTYGFMTSGAYSLVFTFLNLGFFGLNDTVGAAIISGLTHSNIIIWYVIMGIVQVVLVLFGAKWLEYFFRYSAPVLIVSYIILAYFLLTSYKINFSLLMHPIGAFTWGGALNFLLGFSILAWSYKISTQTRFGYPYSDKDSASKRFRYFISSPVGIMIPVLLMGLIGLVGNSVDPNTGWNIAVLTFPGLHGLFGIVVFIAALGVSLAIIHTNAMNLYPATADLLAALQPVFRKKANEKLAQPIATILLGTGGIILAIGGILAHIETFIDTLAAIIFPFTFILIFDWFVHLRHTTKMGDYYSIPKSIFMNFRVDALIPALIGTVIAIFGIGPYDFIFNYFPEALFGSLIGLLIYIVVYYGYTSRHINTGESYSENINYADFETD, encoded by the coding sequence ATGGTAGTTAAGAGTTTTGACAATGAAGTTGTGGAACACAGGCTGGAAGTTGTTGGAGTTAACCCAATACCAAATAGTGCCAGGACAATGTCCTCAAGGAAAATCCTTATATTCTGGGCAATGGCCAGTGCCTCTGCCCTTACCCCTATTGTTGGATTGGAGCTGTATAATATGGGCATTCCATTCGCAACTATTGCCATAGTGCTGGCCCTGCTTATAGGTATTATACCAGCCGGGCTTGTGGCGGAGATGGGACGTCAGATCCCGGTCCCATCCTTAGTAGTTTCAAGAAAAACATACGGGTTCATGACATCAGGGGCATATTCCCTTGTTTTTACATTTTTGAATCTTGGATTCTTCGGTTTGAACGATACTGTTGGAGCAGCAATTATAAGTGGTTTAACCCATTCAAATATAATAATCTGGTATGTGATAATGGGAATAGTCCAGGTTGTCCTTGTACTGTTTGGGGCAAAATGGCTGGAGTACTTCTTCAGGTATAGTGCTCCAGTTCTAATTGTAAGTTATATTATTCTGGCGTATTTCCTTCTCACATCATATAAAATTAATTTCTCCTTGCTGATGCATCCCATAGGGGCTTTCACCTGGGGAGGCGCCCTGAATTTTCTACTGGGTTTTTCCATACTTGCATGGTCCTATAAAATTTCGACACAGACCAGATTCGGGTATCCATATTCAGACAAGGATTCAGCATCAAAGCGGTTCAGATATTTTATCTCCAGCCCTGTGGGGATTATGATTCCAGTATTACTAATGGGGCTTATAGGCCTGGTGGGAAACAGTGTGGATCCTAACACGGGCTGGAATATAGCTGTTCTAACCTTCCCGGGGCTTCACGGACTTTTTGGCATAGTTGTATTCATTGCAGCTCTGGGGGTGTCCCTGGCCATAATTCATACAAATGCCATGAATTTATACCCTGCCACGGCAGATCTTCTGGCAGCCCTGCAACCAGTATTTAGAAAGAAAGCAAACGAGAAACTGGCCCAGCCCATAGCAACAATTCTTCTGGGGACTGGCGGAATTATACTGGCAATAGGGGGAATTCTGGCACACATAGAGACCTTTATTGATACCCTGGCGGCAATTATATTTCCATTTACATTCATATTAATATTCGACTGGTTTGTACATTTAAGGCATACCACAAAGATGGGTGATTACTACAGCATACCGAAATCAATTTTTATGAATTTTAGGGTGGATGCACTCATCCCTGCACTGATAGGAACCGTAATTGCCATATTCGGGATAGGCCCATATGATTTCATATTCAATTATTTCCCGGAGGCCCTGTTTGGATCCCTGATAGGGCTATTAATCTACATAGTGGTATACTATGGATACACTTCCAGGCATATAAACACAGGGGAATCATACAGTGAGAATATAAATTATGCCGATTTCGAAACAGATTAA
- the coaA gene encoding type I pantothenate kinase → MDETLVSQGKIRSSLYLAFNRDQWAQRRGNLDIKLSADDVKKVLALNDKITESEVRDFYFPITRLLDISINNNRNLYMERNRFIGINPDKMPFIIGVTGSVAVGKSTTSRLLKTLLERINPGYRIYIVSTDNFLKSNARLMEEGLMERKGFPESYDMQKLIGFLVDIKSGKSSIKIPVYSHLKYDILEEKQEIVNPDILILEGLNILQIDHSKTANQIYVSDFLDFSIFIDSNVEYIKQWFIERFFMLMDTAFRDKNSYFQKYSRFTREEALETASNIWDSINGKNYEENIVKTRYRAELIIEKGRDHSIEKIMMKKL, encoded by the coding sequence ATGGATGAAACGCTGGTTTCCCAGGGGAAGATACGTTCCAGCCTCTATCTTGCGTTTAATCGCGATCAATGGGCACAGAGGCGTGGAAATCTTGATATCAAACTTTCCGCAGATGATGTGAAAAAAGTCCTTGCCCTGAATGATAAAATTACAGAATCAGAGGTAAGGGATTTTTACTTTCCCATAACAAGGTTGCTTGATATTTCTATCAATAATAATAGAAACCTGTATATGGAAAGGAACAGATTTATAGGCATTAATCCTGATAAGATGCCTTTCATCATAGGGGTTACAGGAAGCGTGGCAGTTGGCAAGAGTACTACGTCTAGATTACTTAAGACCCTTCTGGAAAGAATCAATCCAGGATACAGAATTTATATAGTTTCCACTGATAATTTTCTAAAAAGCAATGCAAGGCTCATGGAAGAGGGGCTCATGGAAAGAAAGGGATTCCCTGAAAGTTATGATATGCAGAAACTCATAGGTTTTCTGGTTGATATTAAATCTGGAAAATCCAGTATAAAGATTCCTGTGTATTCACATCTGAAATATGATATACTGGAGGAAAAACAGGAAATTGTGAATCCGGATATACTAATACTGGAGGGGCTGAATATACTGCAGATAGATCATTCTAAAACAGCGAACCAGATATATGTTTCAGATTTTCTGGATTTTTCTATATTCATCGACTCAAATGTTGAGTATATCAAGCAATGGTTCATAGAACGGTTCTTCATGCTCATGGATACTGCATTCAGGGATAAAAATTCCTATTTTCAAAAATATTCAAGGTTTACCCGTGAAGAAGCCCTTGAAACTGCATCAAATATATGGGACAGCATTAACGGTAAAAATTATGAGGAGAATATCGTTAAGACGAGATACAGGGCAGAATTGATTATTGAGAAGGGAAGGGACCACAGCATCGAGAAAATAATGATGAAGAAGCTCTAG
- a CDS encoding nucleoside 2-deoxyribosyltransferase has translation MKRYDIYISAPLFNEMEIRFNETVSKFLEDRGFTTYLPQRDGGEDEMLLKDPELWPETSKRVFERDVSALKDSSALLMVMDGRVPDEGACVELGMAYAYGKICIGFQTDTRTFATGQNNLMLDHSLSHGIVRNWNDLDVLLGKIKNDIKRNF, from the coding sequence ATGAAAAGATATGATATTTACATTTCTGCCCCCCTTTTCAATGAAATGGAGATCAGATTCAATGAAACTGTATCAAAATTTCTGGAAGATAGAGGATTTACAACATATCTCCCACAGCGGGATGGAGGCGAGGACGAAATGCTTCTTAAAGATCCTGAATTATGGCCGGAAACCAGCAAAAGAGTTTTTGAGCGGGATGTCAGCGCCCTTAAGGATTCCTCTGCCCTGCTTATGGTAATGGATGGAAGGGTCCCTGACGAAGGAGCATGTGTGGAACTTGGCATGGCCTATGCATACGGAAAAATTTGCATAGGTTTTCAGACTGATACCAGAACCTTTGCTACAGGGCAGAACAACCTCATGCTGGATCATTCCCTTTCCCATGGCATAGTACGCAACTGGAATGACCTCGACGTGCTTCTTGGGAAAATAAAAAATGATATCAAGCGCAATTTTTGA
- a CDS encoding nucleoside hydrolase encodes MDKIILIVDTGVDDAMAMILLKRHGIVPEFIVAQSGNSLLENTYRNTVGIANILEFGCPVYPGSYTPLIKPHYYEDFHGKNGLACYKFPDAPFQDKENGIVHMYEALKHGKYRIICTSPLTSLGLLFRLDQDIQKNVIDITIMGGAFGVTPWGKGNMGESEFNIFYDPEAAKIVFGLDVKITVVPLDLTMNPNLSIKTSLNARVGNSVTDFTVKATEFMLEKHGSYELHDPIAAYAAVNSEAFRFISGRIMVDHNGVTSIDETVKSMHRIATEIDYATYHRDIIGVLYL; translated from the coding sequence ATGGATAAGATAATTCTAATTGTTGATACAGGTGTTGATGATGCCATGGCAATGATACTTCTTAAAAGGCACGGAATAGTACCAGAATTTATTGTAGCACAGTCTGGAAATTCATTACTTGAAAATACATACAGAAATACCGTGGGCATAGCCAATATTCTTGAATTCGGTTGTCCTGTGTATCCCGGTTCTTACACTCCCCTAATAAAACCACACTATTATGAAGACTTCCATGGCAAGAATGGACTTGCCTGCTATAAATTTCCTGATGCCCCGTTCCAGGACAAGGAAAATGGAATTGTCCACATGTACGAGGCACTCAAACATGGAAAATACAGGATTATATGCACATCGCCACTCACATCCTTAGGTCTTCTTTTCAGGCTTGACCAGGACATCCAGAAAAATGTAATAGATATAACCATCATGGGAGGCGCATTTGGTGTAACCCCCTGGGGAAAGGGGAATATGGGAGAATCCGAATTCAATATATTCTATGACCCGGAGGCGGCGAAAATTGTTTTCGGCCTTGACGTTAAAATAACCGTTGTACCTCTTGACCTGACTATGAACCCCAACCTATCAATAAAAACTTCCTTAAATGCCCGGGTAGGCAATAGTGTGACTGATTTTACTGTAAAGGCAACAGAGTTTATGCTGGAAAAGCATGGAAGCTATGAACTCCATGATCCGATTGCGGCCTACGCTGCCGTAAATTCCGAGGCATTCAGATTCATAAGTGGCAGGATAATGGTTGACCATAATGGTGTCACTTCCATAGATGAAACTGTTAAATCAATGCATCGCATTGCCACAGAAATTGACTATGCCACATATCACAGGGATATAATAGGAGTTTTATACCTGTGA
- the fabG gene encoding 3-oxoacyl-ACP reductase FabG produces the protein MKTIIVTGSNRGIGHSIAEYLARKHYGIIMVDYDNSITETGAKMNELYGNIQGIQCDVSSYEKCEEAFSKIGRHEIYGIVNNAGINRDVMFKNMTYEQWDAVIKTDLYSMFNVTKQFVNSMIENKSGRIVNVSSASWNGNIGQANYSSAKAGVIGFTKTLARELGKYGITSNAVVPGFIKTPMTDAMPDKIKEKFIEKIPLKRIGTPEDVANAVEFLMREESSYINGILLDVGGGMIL, from the coding sequence ATGAAAACAATAATTGTAACAGGTTCCAATCGGGGCATCGGGCATTCCATTGCTGAATACCTTGCAAGAAAGCATTATGGAATTATAATGGTTGATTATGACAACTCTATCACTGAAACCGGGGCCAAAATGAATGAATTATACGGAAATATACAGGGCATACAGTGTGACGTTTCAAGTTACGAAAAGTGTGAGGAAGCATTTTCAAAAATCGGCAGGCATGAGATATACGGCATAGTAAACAATGCCGGAATCAACAGGGATGTAATGTTCAAAAATATGACATATGAACAGTGGGATGCTGTTATAAAAACAGATCTTTACAGTATGTTCAATGTTACCAAACAATTCGTCAACTCTATGATTGAAAACAAGTCAGGAAGAATCGTAAATGTATCCTCAGCCAGCTGGAATGGTAATATCGGCCAGGCAAATTATTCATCCGCAAAGGCAGGGGTAATAGGATTCACCAAAACTCTTGCAAGGGAACTGGGGAAATATGGCATAACATCCAATGCTGTGGTTCCGGGGTTTATCAAAACACCCATGACCGATGCAATGCCTGACAAAATCAAGGAAAAATTTATAGAAAAAATACCCTTAAAACGCATAGGAACTCCAGAAGACGTTGCAAACGCTGTAGAATTCCTAATGAGAGAGGAAAGTAGCTATATTAATGGTATCCTGCTTGATGTTGGAGGGGGAATGATTCTGTGA
- a CDS encoding class I adenylate-forming enzyme family protein → MLEVIKEKKGELPLIHYFGTVITYNDFEEYTNEIAAQISVYCDPGDTVAIIAENIPQFSMVQYAAWKNSCVFIPLSPIDSQAEIISKLEFTKTHMVIIGSEFREKFSEIKSLNGMHILYTSAETFGNIPMELKGKFIREQQIEELAIRKKAVFQACNPDPEDIAMLVFTSGTSGRQKAAVIRHKNIYAASYIYKEWYDVSVKDKNLCIAPFFHITGLIFGISLTVISGSSMVMTYRFDAMNTLETLESEKPTITMFVATAYRAMLNSWSDIPDIKTRVASMRLWSAGGMPMPLKTQHDWRSMTGKWIYMAYGLTESTSPVALWEYPYSGDLITHNGVLTAGKPVYYTRLFRARDGELNVSGPQIVDSYFNNPEDTAKSFGKKGLKTGDICYIDKDGYVFIIDRKKDLIDVSGYKVVPAEVEGVIRKNPYVEDAVVIGEPDEYKGEVPVAYIKLNEGITSYENIKEDIMASCRQELARYKVPASIIFVREMPLNASGKIKRSGIKAMEVVYR, encoded by the coding sequence ATGCTCGAAGTTATAAAGGAAAAGAAGGGTGAACTGCCCCTCATTCATTATTTTGGCACTGTCATTACATACAATGATTTCGAAGAATACACCAATGAGATTGCTGCACAGATTTCTGTATACTGTGATCCTGGTGATACTGTGGCTATAATTGCGGAAAATATACCACAATTTTCTATGGTACAGTATGCCGCATGGAAGAACTCATGTGTGTTCATCCCACTGAGCCCTATTGATTCACAGGCTGAAATAATTTCAAAGCTCGAGTTTACAAAAACACATATGGTCATAATAGGAAGTGAGTTCAGGGAGAAATTCTCAGAGATAAAATCATTGAATGGCATGCATATACTATATACCTCTGCGGAGACGTTTGGAAATATCCCTATGGAACTGAAAGGGAAATTTATCCGTGAGCAACAGATTGAAGAACTGGCCATAAGAAAAAAAGCTGTCTTCCAGGCATGTAATCCTGATCCTGAAGACATTGCCATGCTGGTATTCACATCTGGCACAAGTGGCAGGCAGAAGGCCGCAGTAATCAGGCACAAGAACATATACGCAGCATCGTATATTTATAAGGAGTGGTATGATGTATCAGTGAAAGATAAAAACCTCTGCATTGCTCCGTTTTTCCATATTACCGGGCTAATATTCGGCATATCCCTTACTGTAATTTCAGGATCATCAATGGTCATGACCTATAGATTCGATGCCATGAACACTCTTGAAACCTTAGAGTCGGAAAAGCCAACGATAACGATGTTCGTGGCAACCGCCTACAGGGCAATGTTGAATTCATGGTCAGATATTCCTGATATAAAAACCAGGGTTGCCTCCATGAGGCTATGGTCTGCAGGGGGAATGCCCATGCCGCTTAAAACCCAGCATGACTGGAGGTCCATGACAGGAAAATGGATTTATATGGCATACGGTTTGACTGAAAGCACATCACCAGTGGCATTGTGGGAATATCCTTACTCAGGAGATTTGATAACCCACAACGGTGTTCTTACAGCAGGAAAGCCTGTTTATTATACAAGATTATTCCGTGCGAGGGATGGGGAATTAAACGTATCCGGTCCACAGATCGTGGATTCCTATTTCAACAATCCGGAGGATACAGCGAAATCATTCGGCAAAAAGGGATTGAAAACAGGAGATATATGTTACATTGATAAGGACGGTTATGTGTTTATAATTGACAGGAAAAAGGATCTTATAGATGTTTCCGGCTATAAAGTAGTGCCGGCAGAGGTTGAAGGAGTTATAAGGAAAAACCCCTATGTGGAAGATGCAGTGGTTATAGGAGAACCTGACGAGTATAAAGGCGAGGTCCCTGTTGCATATATCAAGCTCAATGAGGGAATAACATCCTATGAAAACATCAAAGAAGATATCATGGCAAGCTGCAGACAAGAACTTGCAAGATACAAGGTTCCCGCATCA